From the genome of Ziziphus jujuba cultivar Dongzao chromosome 4, ASM3175591v1:
TTCAAACCTTCTATCACGTAATTTGACTTTGGAAAGGACAGATTGTGTTCACTGATATGGCTGTTTGGAATCGGATTGCCATGTGTTTTTTCACTGTTAGATGGCTAAAGTAATTTGGTTTGTGATGCCTTGGAGCATCAAATGGGAGTTTTTGAgggataaaaataaacattgaagatatttcaagagaaataaataattcaatgatctgatcaaataatattactatggttCACGAGAAGGTAACAGTATCTACTCAGACACTGCAGTGgactaaaagaaaagaaatcaatCAGTTATTCATCAAAGTTTCATTTGTTCAATGACCAGAATTAAACGGGGATATATAGCTCGAAGACGTAGAACAAAAATTAGTTTATTTGTCTCAAGCTTTCCGGGGCAAGTGTTCGGATATATTATGACATAGCCGGGAGACGCTTAACGGACCtttttaatcttataaaatttttttgggggCCTTTGAATTGACGTAATTCTTTTTTGTGCAACCTAATGTATTCATATCTCAATTAGAAGTTCCTAACCAACGAATGGCCAATAacccaaggaaaggaaagaatcggttacatttttcatatgatctcctctttcttattcttatagatagactaattatctatatttttttattctattatttttctaaattaaaagtcaaaatatatgtatatattgtctTGGGCGAGTCAAATATTGCGCACTTACCGCTTgttttattatgtggtttattattttataaattttatttatgctgTGCTTGCTTTATTGAACTCATTTCATATCATGGTTCAAACGTTAAAAACCGGTGAGGTTTACTAATCCTTTTTGAAATCCGGACCACCATTGTATAACCATTCATCAACGGAAACCGCTTCCCATATCGGGTAAGAATGCAAACCTATCGCTGCAGAAGTAGGAATAATGGCACCAGaaataatattgtttccatAAAGTAGAGATCCAGAAACAGGTTAACGAATACCATCAATATCTACCGGAGGGGCAGCAATGAAAGCGATAATAAATACAGAAGTTGCGGTCAATAAGGTAGGGATCGTCAAAACACCAAACCATCCAATGTAAAGACGGATTTCAGTGCTGGTTATCCAGTTGCAGAAGCGACCCCATAGGCTTTCGCTTTCGCGTCTCTCTAAAATTGCAGTCATGGTAAAATCTTGGTTTATCTTTTTCACAAATTGAATCGTGTTCAAATAATACGCAGATATAATTGGATCCATTTGTGATCCCTAAATCCAAATTttgtaacttatttatttttattttatttttattcaatttatttattcagtttattaaaaaaaaaaggatgaatcTAGATAGATAAAAACCTCGATAACGGAAACTCGATCTATACCAGCACCATAATATCAGATTGGAGAGGAAGATTAGGATTAGAGATTGATAGAAAAGGGCATTTTCATTATAAGATAATGtcactgatacgaacctaggacgacctgctcctaaacccatattatactagcccggatcttaattaagttcaagttctaatggaattgacctcaacccctaaccaacctgtggttagaaaccttggtataatgtagaagccacaataggggatggaaaacctattgataagtcaagctaaaacaaccaattctctaatggtgttttaggtgttctcaaagaacaaagagataattaatctcacaagtattttttcaatcaaatcaaagttgtattattattgaaaaataagcctttaaataggcttgaaagaaacaaaacaaaccctaaaaaaattaattcaaaaccggacttctataggaattaggaaacttgaccgaattctaatatgtcctaaactaagtttcctaaactaaaattgattaattaattcctttattttgaattagaaattaattaatttacaatgaaaataataaaataataactttcctagacttatttgtccagaaaataaataaataaaaactaaaaagtaatggtagtttcctaaaacaaaaagtagaataaaattaggaaactataatactagctttttgactaatttgactttgaccaatctttgacctctttgagcttcaaatcagcttctagatgctttttaggatgccaaataagctgaatatgaagtcccacatgttgcccatgcttggaaaaataagaaaaggctaatacagtaatacagtaaagccagcaagcaatacagcaaattcggccaaattgttgatgctatccgtacaagccctttttgattgcatttcaggctgctttaacttgattccatgacctcttaggcatatgtattgaacccataaatcattggaaccatttcatgcttctcggactccaaaaatgtaccaaaaccgtcacccgggtccgtatcggcttctattgcttgtatgagtaaaacaggccttggttctttagatatggccaacccctcttgactatgacttattccttgtatgaagacagcaagattgtccttgaacttcttggcttgggccctagtgatcggtcccaccttcatttgtattgggtcagcaccccagcgggttgtcggtcgaacagtctcgggtggattcgcatcagtcacttatcattttaaaaaaaaaaaatggattcgtCGATACAATTAAAAAAGATCAAACTAgaaattattttctcattttttttttccatagtcATTCAAAGaaagtttcattttttgaatGACTCAACTCTCTAACTCTTATACATAGAAAATGAGACTCAATATCTTTATTGCGAATTTATATAGAAGCTGTTCTCTTTCACTCATCCAACTATCTGATTTAGTTCACAGGTGGGTAGGTAGAGAATACCTAGGGGCGCGAGACAACTCTCTCTAAGGAACTCGACAAAATAGCCTCGTAACTTTGGGAGAAGGGGTGCCTCCTCACAAAGGGGGTCGCAGTGACCAGGCCCAAGCGACTGTTTACCAAAAACACAGGTCTCCGCAAAGTCGATTCTACTtgattatatttgatttttattcaatttcaaccggcagaagcaaacaaaataaaataaggtgTATAAACAGAAGTTCTGTTTGTACACCTTATTTTGCTTATTCGGACCCACCACCTAGTTACGATATCACATTGATAGCCTCTACTCATGTCCTAGCTTGTCTGAGAGCGAgattttcttcaattgtttgTCTCTTGCCTTCAGCTTTCCTCAAGTTAGCTTCCGCTATTTCAAGAGTTCGTTGAGCTTCTTGTGGATCAATGTCACTACCCTTCTCCGCATCATTTACTAAAACAGTGATCTCATTCGCCGTTGGTGTTCTTTCCGATCTCTATGCATTTCACCGCTCCATCGAAAATTCCCTCTGCCCCTACCGTACTCCAGCTTGGAATGAAAGGGTTCGCTTTGACGTTAAGAGTAGGTAACTCGTTCCCTGTGTCTTTGTTTCTATTGCATTCTATCTCATCGTATCACATTTTGTTCTGCGATATTTGAGAATCACCGTCAATACCTTGGCGTAGCTCGGAATGGAATATTAATCAAACCAAGAGACCCCTTAACTATTCGAGGGTTAATAGAACGAATCGCACTTTACCACTAAACTATACCTGCTCCAATCCGattattgtatataaatggACTTTTTGTTGAACAAGAAACTAGGGCGTAATCAAAAGATAGGATCAAAAAAAGGTTCTTCTCTCCATCGGAACAATAGGGCCGTTATGCTCATTACTAAACTTGTTGAAGAAGGTTTAAATGTCCTTCAAAAGTAAGTAAATAGATCCGAAACATATAAAAGGCAATTAAGCAAGCTGTGGAACAAGCGATTATTGCAAAAATCGGTGAATATAACCAACTATCACTAAGAATTTCATCTTTGGACCAAAAACACGCAAGGGGTGGAATACCACACAGAGAAAGTGTACCtaataaaaatgcaatttttgTAAATTCTTCCATGATGAACTGTTGACACCAGTCCTACATTTTGTCTCTGTGGACCGAGGAGAAAGGGGGTTCAGCGGGAAGAGGATTGTAACATGAGAGAAGCAAGGGGGTCAACCTCTTTCAAATATATAACATGGATTCTGGCAATGCAATGTAGTTGGACTCTCATGTCGATCCGAAAAAGAGTGGATCTGTAGGGTCCTAAATGAATTGGCTTATTCGAAAAAAGCCTTGTTCTTTGGAAGATCTATCTCGTGTCTGGTACTGCATGGTTCCACTCTGCAAAAACTCCGAATCATTCTCTTGTAGCCCATCCTCTTCACTCAACTAACATTAAGAACTTTTCATACCGATGGGGTATTCACAGGGAGTACTGTAGAACATGTATGAGTGCCCAGTTCCCCAATAGATTGACCTGCAATAATACCTCCAGCTTCTCCCAATTCGACCAGGTCACCATGAGTAGGGCTCCGACCATAACATAATCGGCAGATCCAAGACATGCTCTTACAAGTAAAGGGAGTTCGGATAGATATTGGTTGTCTTTGAAAGGTTATGAATCGATTGACAAGTCCAATCCCAATATCTTGATTTCGGATGGCAATTCTCGCAATACCAAGGTCTACTCGACATGAATTAGGAGTTAATGAAACCTTTCATAGGAATCTTTCACAAAATTATTAACTAATCAGAACGGTTCATTATTAGACCGTGGTATTTGATTCGCCAAATACATCATTATTGTATTTCGGGTCCATAAGCAGTGACAATTGCCCTATGAAGACTCGCTTTCGCTACGGCTCCGGTGGGTTCCCTTAACCAAGCCACTACCTATAAGTTGCCGGCTCATTCTTCAACAGGCACGCGGTCAGAGCCCTGGTCTCCTCCCACTGCTTGGGAGCTTACGGTTTCATGTTCTATTTCACTCCCCGATGGGGGTTCTTTTCACCCTTCCCTCACGGTACTACTTCACTATTGGTCACCCAGGAGTATTTAGCCTTGCAAGGTGGTCCTTGCTGATTCACACAGGATTTCACGTGTCCCATGCTACTCGGGTCAGAGTGTAAGCTAGTGATACTTTCGGCTACTGGACTCTCTCCATCTAGGGTGCAGCACTCCACCGCTTCGCCTAGCAGCACGACGCTTGTATTACTCTCCCACAACCTCGTTTTCACGGTTTAGGCTGCTCCCATTTCACTCACCGCTACTACGGGAATTGCTTTTGCTTTCATATGGCGAGATTCATTGGTTCAAATCCAATAGTAGGTAGAACTTATTCGATACCAGCATGAATAGTCTCTAATACGTTTTTCTACTCATgctcttttattgattttgtatctttttcATCCTActctatttatctatttaatttcgaattaaatatttttttgtttcactagAAGTCGATTCTACTTGATTATATTTGATTCTTATTCAATTTCAACCGGcagaagcaaacaaaataaaataaggtgTATAAACAGAactttttttatgaagaaaattgatacgaacctaggacgacctgctcctaaacccgtattatattagcccggatctcaattaagttcaagttctaatggaatggacctcaacccctaaccaacctgtggttagaaaccttggtataatgtagacgccacaataggggatggaaaacctattgataagtcaagctaaaacaaccaattctctaatggtgttttaggtgttctcaaagaacaaagagataattaatctcacaagtattttctcaatcaaatcaaagttgtattcttattgataactaagcctttaaataggctaaaaatccatgaaataaaaccctagaacataaagaaaaccagccaccacacataaagaaacctagttggccgaaactatacttcctttcctaatctaagtttgattaattaattcctttatattaaattaggaattaattaatttacaatggaaagaataaaataaaaaccttcctaaagttatttgtccagaaaataaataaataaaagccaaaaagtaatggtagtttcctaaaacaaaaagtaaaaacaaattaggaaactaaaaatgctagccttttgatcaagttgactttgatcaatctttgacctctttgagcttcaaatcagcttctagattctttttaggatgccaaataagctgaatatgaagtcccacacgttgcccatgcttggaaaaataagaaaaggctaatacagtaaactacaataaagctagcaagcaatacagcaaattcggccaaattgttgatgctgtccgtacaagccctttttgattgcatttgaggctactttaacttgattccatgacctcttaggcatatgtattgaacccataaatcattggaaccatttcatgcttcccggactccaaaaatgtaccaaaaccatcactcgggtccttatcggcttccaccacttggatgcttagaataggctttgtatcttcaaatatggacaagctctgttgagattgattaccccctgtataaatactcctagtttgtccttaaatctcttaatttgagctcttgtgattggcctagtcttcatccgtgtcgagtcagcaccccagcgagttatcggtggagcgggctcgggagGAATCACATCAAAAATGAATCTTTTTATCAAAGGATCAGAAAAAAATGGGTCCAGACCTCCTGCGGGAATGATTTGGAagatacaaaaccaaaaatagtggTATTTGCTAGCAACAACATGATCTTATTTTACTATGTTCAACTTTATGTATTCCTCTATCCGTAGAGTACATTGAATGTACAGAAATGGCTATAACAGAGTTTCTGTTATTCGTATTAACAGCTACTCTAGGAGGAATGTTTTTATGCGGTGCTAACGATTTAATGCTGGTTATACGATAGATAAGATTCAAATCTATCATACGGTCCAAAATTAGACCAATTGAATTCTGTCTgttatgttttaataaattttaataaaaaataataataattaatataaatataattaatattaataattaataaattgaattaataataaataaaaaaaatacttctgAATTGATCTcatcctttttttaaaatttccataatcatttaaatttataatacatacttatttcatatttatataaatataaacaaaatttagaaaacaaataCACAAATACAATAAGTTTGACCCCTCCCTCTAATTTTTAGGATCTTCTGATCGATCCAGAGATCATTTCGATTCCATTAGTAATGAGGATTCAGAATATCACACATTGATCAATCAAAGAGAGATTCAACAACTAAAAGAAAGATCGATTATTTGGGATCCTTCCTTTCTTCAATTATCATACATATATTGCATGTAGATTTAATGATTCAATTATCATACATATGTATGACTCGAACAATCATTTCTAGGatttaatgattcctaaaagCGAATTCATCCTTTTTCTATTTGTGTTGTGGTCGTTTAATTTGGTAAtagaaataaagataataatgaATAGAAAGAACTTAGCTGGTTTTAAGAATGAGTGATTGCCCTTCTTCGACCCTTACTGCCCAACCTGAAAGCGGATAGCTAATGCGTTCCACTTATTGAACAGGGTTCTATGGTCGGTCTGCGACCCTTAGATGCCGAAAACGTCCTTGGGGTGATCTCGTAGTTGCTAAGGGAACCGAAGCAGGCTACCATGAGACAATAGATTTTCTTTCTAAAGAGATCTTATTCGGAACTATTATATGTCCAAGGTccaatattgaaataatttcaGAGGTTTTCCTTGACTTTGTCCGTGTCAACAAACAATTCGAAAGAAGCGAATTGCGCAAAGGCTTCTAATTATGCGAATTACGCCAATTCCAATTTTAATTTGCCAGCTACTTGTTTCATGGCTTTAATTTGAGCTATGGACCCTACTCTGGATACAGAAATACCCCCATTAATAGCAGGTCTGATTCCGGCATTGAATAGATCGGCGGATAAGAATATTTGTCCATCTGTAATGGAAATTACATTAGTGGGAATATAAGCCGAAACATCTCCCGATTGAGTCTCAACTATTGGTAAAGCAGTCATACTTCCTTCACCTAAATGAGAACTTGATTTAGCGGCTCTTTCCAAAAGGCgtgaatgcaaataaaaaacatctCCTGGATAAGCTTCTCGGCCTGGAGGTCTGCTTAATAAAAGAGACATTTGGCGATAAACAGTTGTAAACCTATTTGGTTACTTCCAATTACGTAAATCAATAGTTCAAACCGCACTCAAAGGTAGggcatttcccatttttataggAACTTCTATACCAGAAACAATGGTATCTCCAATTATAGCCCCTCTGGgatgtaaaatatatcttttctcaCCATCCCCATAGTGTATGAGACAAATGTATGCATTTCGATTAGGATCGTATTCTAGAGTTACGATTATACCATATATGTCTTTTTCATTCCGTCGAAAATCGATTTTACGGTATAGACGCTTATGACCTCCCCCTCTATGCCCTGCAGTAATGATTCCTCTAGCATTACGACCTTTACCACAACGATTCTGCCCATAGATCAAATTATTTTGTGGATTGGATTTCACTTGACTGTCTACGGCTCCTTTACGTGTGCTTGGGGTAgaagttttgtataaatgtatcgccatgctattaagtattttgatttaagttcttttctttctaacagGTGGAATAGAATAACCCGGTTGAAGCGTAATGATCATACGTCTATAATGCATTGTATGTCCCATAATAGGTCCCATTTTTCTACCCTTTCCCGGGAGTTGATGACTATTCATACAAAATCGATAATAAGAATATTGAAAAGGCTTCTTACCCTTTTACCTTACCAAGGGTCACTGATCTATTATCTCTCTATTATCTCATAGAAACtcccaattattaaaaaaaaaaaaaaaaaaaaaaactagaagtTCGTAAGGGATACAATTTTATCCCAATCAACCGACTTTATCGAGAAAGATTACTTTTTTTAGGCCAACCGGTTGATAACGAGATCTCAAATCAACTTATTGGTCTTATGGTATATCTCAGTATAGAGGACGATACCaaagatttgtatttatttataaactCTCCTGGCGGGTGGCTAATATCCGGAGTAGCTATTTATGATACTATGCATTTTGTGCGACCAAATATACAGACAGTATGCATGGGATTAGCCACTTCACTGGCATCTTTTATTCTAGTCGGAGGAGAAATTACCAAACGTCTAGCATTCCCTCACGCTTGGCGCTAATGAGTTTTTTATtggatttgagagaaaaaatgaaGACAATGCCTTCATAATGtaagtattttgaaaaaattttctttttatatcgaATTCAAAGTGCCATGCTATTATTACTTAATATTCATATTTCCTATAGCGAGAAAAGGGATCGCTTGTTTCTTGAACAGTTcttttcaaatcaaatcaaaaatgCGTCTATCTGATTGATGAGTCATAAGACAATTCATGGTTCAGGTGGTTATTAAGAATAGGAAAGGCAAGCTGAAGAAACTTATTCAATGGTCACCGCTAACTGCTTTTGGTCCCAAATTTTTGGGGTTGCTTTTTCCAATAAACGTTGGTtacattttttatgttatttgtaCCAGTAACCGGTTTATGGATGAGTGCTCTTGGAGTAGTCGGCCTTTAACTactgttttctttattattgatattgataggAATTCTCTTGTTAAGATCCTATGAATCGGTGAAAACCCCATATTCATACTAGAACCATGATGAttcaataaaacataaaaatgaaagagagtatTTGGCCTAGCTCTGCTCCAATATAATCTATACATTTCGTATCAGGAACGAAAAAAAAGATGCAGATATAGTCGAATGGTAAAATTTCTCTTTGCCAAGGAGAAGATGCGGGTTCGATTCCCGCTATAACAGGCTATAGCGCTTACTCCTAGGAATAATATTGAAGCGCAAAATTGGTTGAAGATCACAAGGCGTTTCGAATAAGAACACTATTTTAttctaactattttttttattttatatttttttatatttgttataatGAATTGTTTATGAATTGTTTGTTGTCTCtatcagtcaaataaaatagattTGTATAATTATAGACCAATCAGTATTAATGCTTTATTACATTCCTCGTTCTGAGATAAATCATAGACCTTACATATTGGAATCAtatatcattgatattttttttttcgctctTTCTCTCATCCTTCCATTTATCcgcatattttttttctttacaactcAGACTCAGATTAGTTTTTATGAAGCTATGCAATTAGAAATAGATCCCTATGATCGAAGTTATATACTCTACAACATAGGCCTTATCCACACAAGGAACGGAGAACATACGAAAgctttggaatattattttcatGCACTAGAGCGGAACCCATTCTTACCACAAGCTTTTAATAATATGGCCGTGATCTATCAAGAGAAGTAAAGATTTTAAATACCGGTACTGTACTCCAAGTAGGCGATGGCATTGCTCGTATTTATGGTCTTGATGAAGTAACGGCGGGGCAATTAGTAGAATTTGAAGAAGGTACGATAGGCATTGCTCTGAATTTGGAATCGAATAATGTCGGTGTTGTATTAATGGGTGATGTTTTGATGGTTCAATAGATGAGAGAATTAAGGATACCCACCAGAAAGACTAATCCAATCCATAATGATGTACCAGAAAATACAACATTTTTGTTGCCCGCCCAACCATCAGGAGAAGCAAATACAACGGGTAACcgattctttcctttccttgggtTATTGGCCATTCGCTGGGAGTTTTGGGTTTAATACCGATATTTTAGCAACAAATCCAATAAATCTAAGTGTAGTTTTATAATCATGGAATCGACTCGATCATCAGATTATAGATTATAAGTTCATAACCTTAGCCCATTCCCATTTTGGGTGGAACAAATTATTTTCCATCTCCAAGGAAAACCACCCTGATCCCCTATCAGAAAAATTCCCAATTCTCCTTTTGGGGTTTCGACTCTAACAAAGAGTTCTTGTTTCAAAAGAATTGAACGAGGAGCTGTATGAGATGAAAATCTCATGTACGGTTCTGTAGTGTGGCAGTAAGGGTGACTTATCTGTCAACTTTTCCACTATCACCCCCAAAAGACCAAACTCACCAAAGCTCTTATTTTCTGTTGAGTAATAGTCCGAGTAAGTCTTGAATGAGCCCCACGAAAGCTTGaggcaaataaaataattcggAGTGAATCAAATCTCCCCAAGTAGGATTCGAACCTACGACCAGTCAGTTAACAGCCGACCGCTCTACCACTGAGCTACTGAGGAAAAACAGGAGATTAGATCTCATAGAGTTCAATAACAagcctttttgttttggtttcaaattaattgttttcaaattaaataaatcattttagcTTATTACGattgaacaaaacaaaagaggCCCGGCCCAGCTAGGTACTGACCAggccaagccatggaaataaAGGGCCCTTTCGGACAAAATCAaagaagtttttttatttattattaataaaaataaaaaatatcattttttattttttttacattatttctattttttcttttttctatttatatattatataaaatacataatatatctattaaacatatattaattatataaatctattcaaaaaatctaaaaaatctatgttaaacatattaacaaatatagattccatttttagatttgatttatgttggattttttatatttatttcatttatattggatttatatattggactatTGTAGATTGTGTAGATTGGATTGTTGATATCTCTTTCAAGTctttctttatacatatatgttatatgattatagaattatatatccTTTCTTCAACTGAATTGaagaataatcaaaataaataatgaacataataaaaaagtgaattatcatacatatattgcatgtagaaagatgaataagctcatttatttacttattttatttacatatttacacttttgatttacattaattatattatatacgtacttagtatattctagtctattatatactttacagacttataatattttctttttttaatatatattaaatatattaaaaatatatatatattagtctatagactcttatattatagactccttattatatccttattttattatcttattttattatatcttaatatatatacattatataccctttattaataattaatattaattagtgtaTATACTCACTTAGGTATACTCAGTATAatagtataattattatatgaattataagatatctttataacaggttaaaagattaatataacaataaataacaggtacaaatcaaatattaaatcgaGGTACCCATTCTATGACAATTCTTAACACCTTACCCTCTATTTTTGTGCCTTTAGTTTCATTAGGAAATGCATTAACATGAATACGGCAGTAAGAAGAGGTAATACAAAAGTGTGTAAACTATAAAACCGAGTTAAAGTGGATTGTCCCACACTAGCACTTCCGCGTAATAACTCTACCAAGGGCAATCCTATTACAGGAATAGCTTCTAGCACACCTGTTACAATTTTTACTGCCCAATAACCAATTTGGTCCCGAGGTAAGGAATAACCAGTTACACCAAAAGATGCGGTCAATACacccaaataaatatatatatatatatatatatatatataataaatacatatataaataagtcaaagCCAATTATCCATTCaatctaattaatattgaatgaatCCCGGAGTACTCAAAGACTTTCATGAGTATGTATACAAAGTATCTTCCGCTCTTTCCACAACTAATAATTTCATTAGATTCCCCGTCCGGCTATCCAATCTAATTTAAGACCCAGTCAGTAGACACTGCATTAGTAGTGGAAGGGCTATCATATCAAGATTTACCAGTTCTTTTTCAATACTATAATCTTTCCTTAAATCCTAGACGCAAGTATTTACAGCattttaaagaacaaaaaaaacctCCGGATGCTCTAGAATCAAGCAAGTATCAAGAGTCCTTTTCCTCCGCTTGCTtatgttggaaaaaaaatgggtaAGTTTTATCAGCAAACCAAAATAAGGTATTTCgattcttttgttgatcagGCGACACCCGGATTTGAACTGGGGAAAAAGGATTTGCAGTCTCCCGCCTTACCGCTCGACCATGCCGCCAAAGCgatacaaaatatatgaaaaatttc
Proteins encoded in this window:
- the LOC132803525 gene encoding photosystem II protein D1-like, translating into MDPIISAYYLNTIQFVKKINQDFTMTAILERRESESLWGRFCNWITSTEIRLYIGWFGVLTIPTLLTATSVFIIAFIAAPPVDIDAIGLHSYPIWEAVSVDEWLYNGGPDFKKD
- the LOC125422185 gene encoding large ribosomal subunit protein uL2cz/uL2cy, whose protein sequence is MAIHLYKTSTPSTRKGAVDSQVKSNPQNNLIYGQNRCGKGRNARGIITAGHRGGGHKRLYRKIDFRRNEKDIYGIIVTLEYDPNRNAYICLIHYGDGEKRYILHPRGAIIGDTIVSGIEVPIKMGNALPLSAV